A region of Desulfatiglans sp. DNA encodes the following proteins:
- a CDS encoding HU family DNA-binding protein: MNKGDLINEVAKVVATKKEATAAVDCVFDSISKALKKKETVTLVGFGTFKVDKRKARTGRNPQTGEAIKIKAKKVPKFVAGKSLKDAVN; encoded by the coding sequence ATGAATAAGGGTGATCTGATTAACGAGGTAGCAAAGGTAGTGGCTACAAAGAAAGAGGCCACTGCGGCAGTTGACTGTGTATTTGATTCAATATCAAAGGCTCTTAAGAAAAAAGAGACAGTCACACTGGTGGGGTTCGGTACATTCAAGGTAGACAAGAGGAAAGCAAGGACGGGTAGAAACCCACAGACCGGCGAAGCAATCAAAATCAAAGCCAAAAAGGTGCCAAAGTTTGTTGCCGGTAAAAGTCTTAAAGACGCTGTAAATTAA